The proteins below are encoded in one region of Oncorhynchus tshawytscha isolate Ot180627B linkage group LG04, Otsh_v2.0, whole genome shotgun sequence:
- the LOC112244910 gene encoding adhesion G protein-coupled receptor G3-like isoform X1 → MKVPSSSNMFQISQYGYGVFVLVVYFFVLVVYKASSSQPDCMGVCEKSQGKDATDKPLCVDEKGHERFCTYQISSLTRMCTLIMEISHIQQSIDLDSRQVSFSFTWNTTCKLPDLSSGFSDCAINIKLPYVDNCKDRPLIQCVDQWTFIKMTNQSTTSQATTIRIENKVTIKTSHIARECDSENIGLTHGNKNLTSVDAFVRKGQKKAKTIKRLRSIKNKFHNITKQGPQKVFLDGIKGSVTSHQKNNLLKFRMALPSTNNATLEKMDDIWLEIPTEALNAILGDMKQEVNLGVFWFENDCLFPVEENNTELLNSRVVSVDVGEDISGLSNYFKITFHFQNASVENKSQVCVFWDLENDTVAHWNSSGCVTETKENETVCSCTHLSFFAVLMSPVSGSSASLSSSSVWLLTLLSRVGCGISLCFLCLALLIHLRRGKSDDSLCIHIHLCVALLCLNLTFLINDSLASLGVHGLCVATAAATHYSLLCTLTWFSLEGFHLYLLIIRVFNIHVNRYLLKLGLVGWGIPGIVVTIIVACGKYGEYRIYQQDGGAIQMCWLTDSALTTVSFSYFVLTFAVNMLCFGSVTVKVVRAHRQSPVLRERGMNRGTVLSLLGLAWLLGVSWGVLLFQFGPLRETAFYIFCTINSLHGLFLFLRYWALTRPEKASISKATTVSS, encoded by the exons ATGAAAG TTCCATCGTCATCTAATATGTTTCAAATTTCACAATATGGCTATGGCGTTTTTGTGTTGGTGGTTTATTTTTTTGTGTTGGTGGTTTATAAAGCATCCTCTTCCCAACCTG ATTGTATGGGTGTTTGTGAGAAGTCCCAAGGAAAGGATGCAACAGATAAGCCACTTTGTGTGGATGAAAAAG GGCATGAACGCTTCTGCACTTATCAAATATCCAGTCTTACACGGATGtgtactttaataatggaaataagTCATATCCAGCAGAGCATCGATTTAGACTCAAGACAGGTGTCATTTTCATTCACATGGAACACAACCTGCAAACTTCCTGACTTGTCGTCTGGATTTTCAG ATTGCGCCATCAACATCAAGCTGCCATATGTTGACAACTGCAAAGACAGACCTCTAATACAATGTGTGGATCAATGGACCTTTATTAAAATGACAAATCAGTCCACTACTAGTCAGGCAACTACTATTAGAATTGAAAATAAAGTCACAATCAAAACCTCACACATTGCGAGAGAATGTGATTCTGAAAACATTGGACTGACTCATGGAAATAAAAACCTGACCTCTGTTGATGCATTTGTCAGAAAAGGTCAAAAAAAGGCAAAAACAATAAAGCGGTTGCGTTCCATAAAAAA CAAATTTCACAACATTACCAAGCAGGGACCTCAGAAAGTGTTCCTAGACGGCATCAAAGGCTCAGTGACATCACATCAGAAGAACAATTTGCTAAAGTTTAGAATGGCTCTACCCTCCACCAATAAT gcAACGTTGGAGAAGATGGATGATATTTGGTTGGAGATTCCTACTGAGGCTTTGAATGCTATTCTGGGAGACATGAAACAGGAAGTTAACCTGGGAGTATTTTGGTTTGAGAATGACTGCCTGTTCCCG GTGGAGGAGAACAACACTGAGCTCCTAAACAGTCGAGTGGTATCCGTCGATGTGGGAGAGGACATCTCAGGTCTCAGTAACTATTTTAAGATCACGTTCCACTTCCAGAATGCATCAGTG GAGAACAAATCACAAGTATGTGTGTTCTGGGATCTTGAAAATG ATACTGTTGCACATTGGAATTCCTCTGGATGTGTCACTGAGACAAAGGAAAATGAAACAGTGTGCTCTTGTACCCACCTTTCATTCTTCGCTGTACTTATG TCTCCGGTCAGTGGCTCCAGTGCCAGTCTGAGCTCCTCCTCTGTGTGGTTGCTGACGTTGTTGTCCAGGGTGGGCTGTGGAATATCCCTCTGTTTCCTGTGTCTGGCTCTCCTCATCCACCTCAG AAGGGGAAAATCTGATGATTCCCTGTGcatccacatccacctgtgtgtGGCGCTGCTGTGCCTCAACCTAACCTTCCTCATCAACGACAGCCTAGCCTCTCTTGGTGTCCATGGCCTGTGTGTTGCTACGGCAGCAGCCACCCACTACTCTCTGCTGTGCACCCTCACCTGGTTCTCCCTGGAAGGCTTCCACCTCTATCTGCTCATCATCCGGGTCTTCAACATCCACGTCAACAGATACCTCCTCAAACTGGGCCTGGTAGGATGGG GAATACCTGGCATAGTAGTTACCATAATTGTTGCTTGTGGCAAATATGGAGAATACAGAATATACCAGCAAGACGGTGGTGCTATTCAAAT GTGCTGGCTGACTGACTCTGCTCTGACCACGGTGTCCTTCTCGTACTTCGTGCTGACATTCGCGGTGAACATGCTGTGCTTTGGGTCTGTGACAGTGAAGGTGGTGAGGGCCCACCGTCAGAGTCCTGTCCTGAGGGAGAGGGGTATGAACAGGGGGACAGTACTCAGTCTGCTGGGTCTGGCCTGGCTCCTGGGGGTCTCCTGGGGGGTCCTGCTCTTCCAGTTTGGCCCCCTGAGGGAGACAGCCTTCTACATCTTCTGCACCATCAACTCTCTCCATG GCCTCTTCCTCTTTCTACGCTATTGGGCTTTAACTCGGCCAGAGAAGGCATCTATCTCCAAGGCAACCACTGTATCTTCTTGA
- the LOC112244910 gene encoding adhesion G protein-coupled receptor G3-like isoform X2 gives MWERTSQENKSQVCVFWDLENDTVAHWNSSGCVTETKENETVCSCTHLSFFAVLMSPVSGSSASLSSSSVWLLTLLSRVGCGISLCFLCLALLIHLRRGKSDDSLCIHIHLCVALLCLNLTFLINDSLASLGVHGLCVATAAATHYSLLCTLTWFSLEGFHLYLLIIRVFNIHVNRYLLKLGLVGWGIPGIVVTIIVACGKYGEYRIYQQDGGAIQMCWLTDSALTTVSFSYFVLTFAVNMLCFGSVTVKVVRAHRQSPVLRERGMNRGTVLSLLGLAWLLGVSWGVLLFQFGPLRETAFYIFCTINSLHGLFLFLRYWALTRPEKASISKATTVSS, from the exons ATGTGGGAGAGGACATCTCAG GAGAACAAATCACAAGTATGTGTGTTCTGGGATCTTGAAAATG ATACTGTTGCACATTGGAATTCCTCTGGATGTGTCACTGAGACAAAGGAAAATGAAACAGTGTGCTCTTGTACCCACCTTTCATTCTTCGCTGTACTTATG TCTCCGGTCAGTGGCTCCAGTGCCAGTCTGAGCTCCTCCTCTGTGTGGTTGCTGACGTTGTTGTCCAGGGTGGGCTGTGGAATATCCCTCTGTTTCCTGTGTCTGGCTCTCCTCATCCACCTCAG AAGGGGAAAATCTGATGATTCCCTGTGcatccacatccacctgtgtgtGGCGCTGCTGTGCCTCAACCTAACCTTCCTCATCAACGACAGCCTAGCCTCTCTTGGTGTCCATGGCCTGTGTGTTGCTACGGCAGCAGCCACCCACTACTCTCTGCTGTGCACCCTCACCTGGTTCTCCCTGGAAGGCTTCCACCTCTATCTGCTCATCATCCGGGTCTTCAACATCCACGTCAACAGATACCTCCTCAAACTGGGCCTGGTAGGATGGG GAATACCTGGCATAGTAGTTACCATAATTGTTGCTTGTGGCAAATATGGAGAATACAGAATATACCAGCAAGACGGTGGTGCTATTCAAAT GTGCTGGCTGACTGACTCTGCTCTGACCACGGTGTCCTTCTCGTACTTCGTGCTGACATTCGCGGTGAACATGCTGTGCTTTGGGTCTGTGACAGTGAAGGTGGTGAGGGCCCACCGTCAGAGTCCTGTCCTGAGGGAGAGGGGTATGAACAGGGGGACAGTACTCAGTCTGCTGGGTCTGGCCTGGCTCCTGGGGGTCTCCTGGGGGGTCCTGCTCTTCCAGTTTGGCCCCCTGAGGGAGACAGCCTTCTACATCTTCTGCACCATCAACTCTCTCCATG GCCTCTTCCTCTTTCTACGCTATTGGGCTTTAACTCGGCCAGAGAAGGCATCTATCTCCAAGGCAACCACTGTATCTTCTTGA